The following nucleotide sequence is from Oenanthe melanoleuca isolate GR-GAL-2019-014 chromosome 5, OMel1.0, whole genome shotgun sequence.
TGCAAccatctctgctcccactgTTTCTGCACTTAATTATAGGATTTCATCTTTTGGAGGAGGGGAAGGCAATCAAACCCTCacttcatttctgtattttgcaaaattcttcagaatttgttttaattttagccCTTTGTACTTTAATCTTAAGCTTTGTCTTcctcttctatttcttttctgtttgcacTCTTTAATCCTAGATTATTATTGTGCAGCTTTTGCAGTGTAATTAATGTTAATTTGATTTTAGGCCTTCTTTTGAAAACAGTTGTGGGTTTAATTTATGTATTTCCATTAGTACAAAGTTAAACAAAGTTTAACCCTAGGCCCTGTTCTGGAGACAGGCTCCCCTGCATTTATTCCTTTCTGGTTAACAGTACAAGCAGGCCTAGTGATTACACAGAAAGAGTTGTAGAACTGGTCTTAAATGGTTTTCCACCTTTCTTactggtttgggtttctttttcctgtgttgcTAGCAATCTATAAGATACATCAGGCAAAAGGAACCCAGTGGTGGTCCTGGTTAGactgtaaatacattttattatttgGTTGTGAAATGTCTCACTGAGAGGGGCCTTGAAGAGAGCCTTTAATCCTTATGCAGCTGGAATAAATAGGAATGAAATGCCCTAGTTGATCAATGCTACACAGACAGGTGCTCACGTGGACAGACAGCGCTCCGGCTCTCTCACTACGGCTTTGTTTTGAAGAGAACATCCATGTAGGCCTtgtccagctgcagggatttcTTGGGGTGCTCGGGGAGCAGCCTGCGGCCCAGCAGCACGTCGTCCTTGCCGCGGGGCCTCTGGGCGCGGGCATCCTCCAGGGCGCTGTGCACGTCCTGCAGCTTCATCTGCAGCCAGTCCTGCCTCTCCACCGCGTGCCGGTGCTCGCCCAGGTTGTGCATCAGCTGCATCTCGCTCACCGACCTCTTCCTGCtgcaaagcaaagggaaaacagcCCATGGGGCCCTGCTGCCGCTCCAGACCTGGGCTCAAAGGTCCAGGTTTGGGAGCTTCTACAGGGAATCACAACGCAGAGCTGTAGAAGCGGCCTGGCTGATTTGTAATGGCAtctggagaagagagggaggGTGAGCGGTGATTCGTGTTTGGTGATGGATGTATCAGTGTGTTGGgctgatgtggccagaaatgtggattctatcaccatctgctgaaactgggtgggcagtgattcct
It contains:
- the PTH gene encoding parathyroid hormone, translating into MTSIRNLAWAAIILCAMCLFTTSDGRPMVKRSVSEMQLMHNLGEHRHAVERQDWLQMKLQDVHSALEDARAQRPRGKDDVLLGRRLLPEHPKKSLQLDKAYMDVLFKTKP